A region of Phytohabitans rumicis DNA encodes the following proteins:
- a CDS encoding polymorphic toxin-type HINT domain-containing protein, translating to MRARLAALTVLTLLVGFLYAVPARAQDEPEPVDRSMAVNLWRSGGVQVRVAAESALIGSDDQVRAFLDGGWQAAQRLDERDAVARAISEGGPAVRAAAKQALDAADAGDPDAIGRFLASGWQGASDIDARVTVNQLMAAGGPQVREVAQEALDSNDPEALRAFADSGWQAQWLTDQRLRVNQAVAIGGPQVKAAGQRALDAGTPEALEQFLEYGWAVASARDDEVATLTDLAAQAEAAGALAAAETQAAKDDGARAKEAAEGARRAAAAAAQATEDARDNAAQAGEHAKRAAFAAEQAAQAARVAVQAAAAASRAARAAANAAARTAAAAAKAGDAAARARKAAADAATDETKAAQARTAAENASAAAEKARDLAGTAAAASEAIGAGLAAIDAAKSAAHNANLAAAANDEAVAAANAAGANTSEAVAAAQRARDNAARATRAAEAAERYLRVAIASAIAARDAANRAAENAQDAAEAAIEAAEHAGEAAEAAGRATAHAEAATLAAQDAVNAATQAVAVFQAARQADDERLAVAKDQALEAARAGRTQYEAQQQIADWDAEEATKRTAETNRLLALARDPATPPAEAVAAGRRVALSLAGAQGTYTREAALAALGGSDAQILLFVHTGLPAANARDDRQTVMDLAVTDNAALSAAARTALDGTDADVRTFLRTQNYPGRFTKDRVKVNQIMAAARTAGDTVLMQRAQEALDAGTLQALRDFLDTGRFVAAAVGERVRVNQLLADPTSGPELKAAAQVALDGPPTALREFLQVGRYAAAERDHEGAAHLAIVGGLLERINQAAESAMQHALEAQAVAAQAHGDAQLAADYANQAAASAEEAAEAAERADAYADDAARSVEKAAAAVATARNAATQANASARSAVRSAAWAIASNDRAVQAAKEAYDAAKRAYDSAVAANASAEAAANAAKSAYDAYIYQQQIEIHNCFEMYADSPVADLEKYMDGTKYQWFANCAGNVLADPTEMFTRAYKHGVICDGVYAPGSQGHENCTNAVFDPMFTGNLQISLLLVAVEFAKNIFLVGAAASIVGCILVLPCGLAAGALLTIGDVGLNVFKFFNGDQSLLQTLINLGAIALETLLLAGLGKLLSVGFQALKAMYLAVQGLKVAEAGLRETGNLTLLRLGGLASCLGRHSFDPGTPVLMADGTRRRIVDVKVGEQVLATDPASGRTTRERVTRVWRNRDTALTDVRVVDRAGASTTIRTTPTHPFWATAAGAWVEASALASGSRLQSRDAEPVTVTGVRSYTGSKIMYDLTVANTHTYYVIAGRAPLLVHNTGCDQVIMEAFGIRASGSVAPGRNIAVARTEIAGGIPELLSAVSGLGRRDGFVPEIGPHNPQIFIPWQVGDHNNRMSEPEFKILNYIAHQLGPSPNVWGTIVLYSERIVCPSCEWVIRQFRERYPHIELTVLTGGG from the coding sequence ATGCGTGCTCGGCTCGCCGCGTTGACGGTGCTCACCCTGCTCGTGGGATTCCTGTACGCCGTGCCGGCCCGGGCGCAGGACGAGCCCGAGCCCGTCGACCGGTCGATGGCGGTCAACCTGTGGCGTTCCGGCGGTGTGCAGGTCCGGGTCGCGGCCGAGTCCGCCCTGATCGGCTCGGACGACCAGGTACGGGCGTTCCTGGACGGCGGGTGGCAGGCGGCGCAGCGGCTGGACGAGCGCGACGCGGTCGCCCGCGCGATCAGCGAGGGCGGTCCGGCGGTACGGGCCGCGGCCAAGCAGGCGCTGGACGCCGCGGACGCCGGCGACCCGGACGCGATCGGCAGGTTCCTGGCCAGCGGCTGGCAGGGCGCGTCCGACATCGACGCCCGGGTGACCGTCAACCAGCTGATGGCGGCCGGCGGCCCGCAGGTGCGCGAGGTGGCCCAGGAGGCGCTGGACTCGAACGACCCGGAGGCGCTGCGGGCGTTCGCGGACTCGGGCTGGCAGGCGCAGTGGCTGACCGACCAGCGGTTGCGGGTCAACCAGGCGGTCGCCATCGGCGGGCCGCAGGTGAAGGCCGCCGGCCAGCGGGCGCTGGACGCCGGCACGCCGGAGGCGCTGGAGCAGTTCCTGGAGTACGGCTGGGCGGTCGCTTCGGCGCGCGACGACGAGGTCGCGACGCTGACCGACCTGGCGGCGCAGGCGGAGGCGGCCGGCGCGTTGGCCGCCGCGGAGACGCAGGCCGCCAAGGACGACGGCGCGCGGGCGAAGGAAGCCGCCGAGGGCGCGCGCCGGGCGGCGGCCGCGGCCGCGCAGGCGACGGAGGACGCCCGGGACAACGCCGCACAGGCGGGGGAGCACGCGAAGCGCGCCGCGTTCGCCGCCGAGCAGGCCGCCCAGGCGGCGCGGGTGGCCGTGCAGGCCGCGGCGGCGGCGTCCCGGGCGGCGCGGGCGGCGGCGAACGCGGCGGCGCGTACCGCCGCGGCGGCCGCGAAGGCGGGCGACGCCGCGGCGCGCGCCCGCAAGGCGGCCGCGGACGCGGCGACGGACGAGACGAAGGCCGCCCAGGCGCGCACCGCGGCGGAGAACGCCAGCGCCGCGGCGGAGAAGGCGCGCGACCTGGCCGGCACGGCGGCCGCCGCCAGTGAAGCGATCGGCGCGGGTCTGGCCGCGATCGACGCGGCCAAGTCGGCCGCGCACAACGCCAACCTGGCGGCGGCCGCCAACGACGAGGCCGTTGCGGCCGCGAACGCGGCGGGCGCCAACACGTCGGAGGCGGTGGCCGCCGCGCAGCGGGCCCGGGACAACGCGGCCCGCGCGACACGTGCGGCCGAGGCGGCCGAGCGGTACCTGCGGGTGGCGATCGCCTCCGCGATCGCCGCGCGGGACGCCGCCAACCGGGCCGCCGAGAACGCCCAGGACGCCGCCGAGGCCGCGATCGAGGCCGCCGAGCACGCCGGGGAGGCCGCCGAGGCGGCCGGCCGGGCGACCGCGCACGCCGAGGCCGCCACCCTGGCGGCGCAGGACGCGGTCAACGCGGCGACCCAGGCGGTCGCGGTCTTCCAGGCGGCCCGCCAGGCCGACGACGAGCGCCTCGCCGTGGCCAAGGACCAGGCGCTGGAGGCGGCTCGGGCCGGACGGACACAGTACGAGGCGCAGCAACAGATCGCCGACTGGGACGCCGAGGAGGCGACCAAGCGGACCGCGGAGACCAACCGGCTGCTGGCGCTCGCGCGGGACCCGGCCACGCCGCCCGCGGAGGCGGTCGCCGCCGGCCGCCGGGTCGCGCTCAGCCTGGCCGGGGCGCAGGGGACGTACACCCGGGAGGCCGCGTTGGCCGCGCTCGGCGGCAGCGACGCCCAGATCCTGCTGTTCGTCCACACCGGACTGCCCGCGGCCAACGCCCGGGACGACCGCCAGACGGTGATGGACCTGGCCGTGACCGACAACGCCGCGCTGTCGGCCGCCGCGCGGACCGCGCTGGACGGCACCGACGCCGACGTGCGGACGTTCCTGCGGACCCAGAACTACCCTGGCCGCTTCACGAAGGACCGGGTCAAGGTCAACCAGATCATGGCCGCGGCGCGGACCGCCGGCGACACCGTGCTGATGCAGCGGGCGCAGGAGGCGCTGGACGCCGGGACCCTGCAGGCGCTGCGTGACTTCCTGGACACCGGGCGGTTCGTCGCGGCCGCGGTCGGCGAACGGGTACGGGTCAACCAGCTCCTCGCCGACCCCACCAGCGGCCCGGAACTCAAGGCGGCCGCCCAGGTCGCGCTGGACGGCCCGCCGACCGCGCTGCGCGAGTTCCTCCAGGTCGGCCGGTACGCGGCGGCGGAGCGCGACCACGAGGGCGCGGCTCACCTGGCCATCGTCGGCGGCCTGCTGGAGAGGATCAACCAGGCCGCCGAGTCGGCCATGCAGCACGCGCTGGAGGCGCAGGCCGTGGCGGCGCAAGCCCACGGGGACGCCCAACTGGCGGCGGACTACGCGAACCAGGCCGCCGCGTCGGCCGAGGAGGCCGCCGAGGCCGCCGAACGGGCCGACGCGTACGCCGACGACGCCGCGCGGTCCGTGGAGAAGGCGGCCGCCGCGGTCGCCACCGCCAGGAACGCCGCCACCCAGGCCAACGCGTCCGCCCGCAGCGCCGTGCGGTCCGCCGCCTGGGCCATCGCCTCGAACGACCGGGCCGTGCAGGCCGCCAAGGAGGCGTACGACGCGGCCAAGCGCGCGTACGACTCGGCCGTCGCCGCCAACGCCAGCGCCGAGGCGGCGGCCAACGCCGCCAAGAGCGCCTACGACGCCTACATCTACCAGCAGCAGATCGAGATCCATAACTGCTTCGAGATGTACGCCGACAGCCCGGTGGCGGACCTGGAAAAGTACATGGACGGCACCAAGTACCAGTGGTTCGCGAACTGCGCCGGCAACGTGCTCGCCGATCCCACGGAGATGTTCACCCGGGCGTACAAGCACGGCGTCATCTGCGACGGCGTGTACGCCCCCGGCAGCCAGGGCCACGAAAACTGCACCAACGCGGTGTTCGATCCGATGTTCACCGGCAACCTGCAGATCTCACTCCTCCTCGTAGCGGTCGAATTCGCGAAGAACATATTCCTCGTCGGCGCCGCAGCGAGCATCGTCGGCTGCATTCTGGTGCTCCCGTGCGGGCTCGCGGCCGGCGCGTTGCTCACGATCGGCGACGTCGGGCTGAACGTCTTCAAGTTCTTCAACGGCGACCAGTCGCTGCTGCAGACCCTCATCAACCTCGGCGCGATCGCGCTGGAGACGCTGCTCCTGGCCGGCCTGGGCAAGCTGCTCAGCGTCGGCTTCCAGGCCCTCAAGGCGATGTACCTCGCCGTGCAGGGCCTCAAGGTCGCCGAGGCCGGACTCCGTGAAACCGGCAACCTCACCCTGCTGCGCCTCGGCGGGCTGGCGTCCTGTCTGGGGCGACACAGCTTCGATCCGGGCACCCCAGTGCTGATGGCCGACGGCACCCGTCGTCGGATTGTCGACGTCAAGGTGGGCGAACAGGTCCTGGCGACCGATCCGGCCTCTGGGCGGACCACTCGCGAGCGGGTCACACGTGTGTGGCGCAATCGTGACACCGCCCTGACGGACGTGCGGGTCGTCGATCGCGCTGGCGCGTCGACAACGATCCGTACGACGCCCACCCATCCCTTCTGGGCGACGGCGGCCGGCGCTTGGGTCGAGGCGAGCGCGCTGGCGTCCGGGTCTCGACTCCAGAGCCGAGATGCCGAGCCGGTCACGGTCACCGGCGTGCGCTCCTACACCGGCTCGAAGATCATGTACGACCTGACGGTCGCCAACACCCACACCTACTACGTGATAGCGGGACGCGCGCCGTTGCTCGTCCACAACACCGGATGCGATCAGGTAATCATGGAGGCGTTCGGGATACGCGCCTCAGGGTCAGTCGCACCAGGACGCAACATCGCCGTGGCCCGCACCGAAATCGCCGGTGGGATCCCCGAATTGCTGTCCGCGGTGAGCGGACTGGGCCGGCGTGACGGGTTCGTGCCAGAGATCGGCCCGCACAATCCGCAGATTTTCATTCCCTGGCAGGTCGGCGATCACAACAACAGGATGAGCGAACCCGAGTTCAAGATTCTGAACTACATCGCGCACCAGCTCGGGCCCTCGCCGAACGTGTGGGGCACCATCGTGCTGTACTCCGAACGCATCGTGTGCCCCTCGTGTGAGTGGGTGATTCGCCAGTTCAGAGAGAGATACCCTCACATCGAGCTGACCGTCCTTACCGGAGGAGGATAG
- a CDS encoding 5-dehydro-4-deoxyglucarate dehydratase, which produces MRLSGLLSFPLTPFTADDRVNLEVFAEHVERQIAAGPAGLFVACGTGEFSALSVPEYHDVVGTAVRVAAGRLPVFAGAGGGPRVAREFAAAAAVAGADGLLLLPPYLVTSTAQGLVNHIRYVAAGAPLPLVVYQRANAVLTPAAAVQLLDIDQVVGIKDGRGDVDAMLRLVTAIRASGHPRAEDFGFLNGLPTAEMSVAAYEAIGVDSYSSAVLCFAPDIATAFYRAYRAGDRRTTNALLAEFYLPLVELRDRVPGYAVALVKAGARLSGLDVGPVRPPLVDTTPAHEEALAAILARGRAALSLVGVP; this is translated from the coding sequence ATGCGCTTGTCAGGTTTGTTGTCGTTCCCGCTCACGCCGTTCACGGCCGACGACCGGGTCAACCTGGAGGTCTTCGCCGAGCACGTCGAACGGCAGATCGCGGCCGGCCCGGCGGGCCTGTTCGTGGCGTGCGGGACCGGCGAATTCTCCGCCCTGTCCGTGCCGGAGTACCACGACGTGGTCGGCACCGCGGTCCGGGTCGCCGCCGGCCGGCTGCCGGTCTTCGCCGGTGCCGGGGGCGGGCCGCGGGTCGCCCGCGAGTTCGCGGCCGCCGCCGCGGTGGCCGGCGCCGACGGCCTGCTCCTGCTGCCGCCGTACCTCGTCACGTCCACCGCGCAGGGCCTGGTCAACCACATCCGGTACGTCGCCGCGGGCGCGCCGCTGCCGCTGGTGGTCTACCAGCGGGCCAACGCGGTGCTGACTCCGGCCGCCGCCGTGCAACTGCTCGACATAGACCAGGTGGTGGGCATCAAGGACGGGCGCGGCGACGTCGACGCGATGCTGCGCCTGGTGACCGCGATCCGCGCCAGCGGGCACCCGCGGGCCGAGGACTTCGGGTTCCTCAATGGACTGCCGACCGCCGAGATGTCCGTCGCCGCGTACGAGGCGATCGGCGTGGACAGCTACTCCTCGGCCGTCCTGTGCTTCGCGCCGGACATCGCGACCGCGTTCTACCGGGCGTACCGGGCCGGCGACCGGCGCACCACCAACGCCCTGCTCGCCGAGTTCTACCTGCCGCTGGTCGAGCTGCGCGACCGCGTCCCCGGCTACGCGGTGGCGCTCGTCAAGGCCGGCGCCCGACTGTCCGGGTTGGACGTCGGGCCGGTGCGCCCGCCGCTGGTCGACACCACGCCGGCGCACGAGGAGGCCCTCGCCGCGATCCTGGCCCGCGGCCGGGCGGCCCTGTCGCTGGTGGGTGTGCCGTGA
- a CDS encoding enolase C-terminal domain-like protein, translated as MRVFAAYEVALLDLQGQATGRPVHALLGGKVRDAVPFAGYLFYKWAAHPGAAPDQWDSAVDASGIVAQARRMVEKYGFTSLKLKGGVHPPEVEIEAIQALRDAFPDMPLRLDPNCAWSVPVSRRVADQTAGLLEYLEDPTPGIDGMARVAEKAPMPLATNMCVVSFDDIPEAFAKRAVGVVLADHHYWGGLRATQRLAGICETYGVGVSMHSNSHLGISLAAMTHVAAATPALAYASDTHTPWQCGADVVEHPLSFVDGAVPVPSTPGLGVSLDRDALARMHEDYLRCGLRARDDTGYYQRFDPDYRRLIPRW; from the coding sequence ATGCGGGTGTTCGCCGCGTACGAGGTGGCGCTGCTCGACCTGCAGGGGCAGGCCACCGGGCGGCCGGTGCACGCACTGCTCGGCGGCAAGGTGCGCGACGCGGTGCCGTTCGCCGGGTACCTGTTCTACAAGTGGGCCGCCCATCCCGGCGCCGCACCCGACCAGTGGGACTCCGCTGTGGACGCCTCCGGGATCGTGGCGCAGGCCCGGCGGATGGTGGAGAAGTACGGGTTCACCTCGCTCAAGCTCAAGGGCGGCGTGCACCCGCCGGAGGTCGAGATCGAGGCGATCCAGGCGCTGCGCGACGCGTTCCCGGACATGCCGCTGCGGCTGGACCCCAACTGCGCCTGGAGCGTCCCGGTCTCGCGCCGGGTCGCCGACCAGACCGCCGGGCTGCTGGAGTACCTGGAGGACCCGACGCCGGGCATCGACGGCATGGCGCGGGTGGCCGAGAAGGCGCCGATGCCGCTGGCCACCAACATGTGCGTGGTGTCCTTCGACGACATCCCCGAGGCGTTCGCCAAGCGGGCCGTCGGCGTGGTGCTGGCCGACCACCACTACTGGGGCGGGCTGCGCGCCACCCAGCGCCTGGCCGGCATCTGCGAGACGTACGGTGTGGGCGTGTCCATGCACTCCAACAGCCACCTGGGCATCAGCCTCGCCGCGATGACCCACGTGGCCGCCGCCACACCGGCCCTGGCGTACGCGAGCGACACGCACACGCCGTGGCAGTGCGGCGCGGACGTGGTCGAGCATCCACTGTCCTTCGTGGACGGCGCGGTGCCCGTGCCGTCCACGCCGGGCCTGGGGGTCAGCCTGGACCGCGACGCGCTGGCCCGCATGCACGAGGACTACCTGCGCTGCGGCCTCCGGGCGCGCGACGACACCGGGTACTACCAGCGGTTCGACCCCGACTACCGGAGGCTGATCCCGCGATGGTGA
- a CDS encoding carbohydrate ABC transporter permease, with the protein MKASGRTDTALGLGTPRGPVAALTKILVYAMLVAVFAGPLIAVLVSSLDRVTDPTKLSFIPRHFTFDSYRVAFDRGVFKYLLNSLVVVGGGLLLQVLVSVSAAYALARKRFPGARLVLLLILSTMMLPEEVLAIPLSLILGDLPVLHVSLLNSLVGMIVPVGAWGMSILVMTEFMKEIPIELEEAARIDGAGEFRLFWSVVLPLCRPALGVIGIFGFNMIWDQYMLPLLVARDSAQYTLSLALRTLRDDPEVGIGVLLAGSVLALLPSIVVFLSFQRQFMRGLTSGAIKG; encoded by the coding sequence ATGAAGGCCTCCGGCCGCACCGACACCGCGCTCGGCCTGGGCACGCCGCGCGGCCCGGTCGCCGCGCTGACCAAAATCCTCGTGTACGCCATGCTGGTCGCCGTCTTCGCCGGGCCACTGATCGCGGTGCTGGTCAGCTCGCTGGACCGGGTCACCGACCCGACCAAGCTGTCGTTCATCCCGCGGCACTTCACCTTTGACAGTTACCGGGTCGCGTTCGACCGCGGCGTCTTCAAGTACCTGCTCAACTCGCTCGTCGTGGTCGGCGGCGGGCTGCTGCTGCAGGTGCTGGTCAGCGTGTCCGCGGCGTACGCCCTGGCGCGCAAGAGGTTTCCCGGTGCCCGGCTGGTGCTGCTGCTGATCCTGTCCACCATGATGCTGCCGGAGGAGGTGCTGGCGATCCCGCTGTCGCTCATCCTGGGCGACCTGCCGGTGCTGCACGTCAGCCTGCTCAACTCGCTGGTCGGCATGATCGTGCCGGTCGGCGCGTGGGGGATGTCGATCCTCGTCATGACGGAGTTCATGAAGGAGATCCCGATCGAGCTGGAGGAGGCCGCCCGCATCGACGGCGCGGGGGAGTTCCGGCTGTTCTGGTCGGTGGTGCTGCCGCTGTGCCGGCCCGCGCTCGGCGTCATCGGCATCTTCGGATTCAACATGATCTGGGACCAGTACATGCTGCCGCTGCTGGTGGCCCGGGACTCGGCCCAGTACACGCTGTCGCTCGCGCTGCGCACCCTGCGCGACGACCCCGAGGTGGGCATCGGCGTCCTGCTGGCCGGCTCGGTGCTGGCACTGCTGCCGTCCATTGTGGTGTTCCTGTCATTCCAGCGGCAGTTCATGAGGGGCCTCACGTCCGGGGCCATCAAGGGGTAG
- a CDS encoding S1 family peptidase — protein sequence MRVLIRRGLAAGVLAGVVAAVASLAAAAPAFGVAGGAPAPADGYGFVADVKVGDGVRGCSGALVDPEWIVTAKSCFAQGAAPIPVGPPVYPTTVTVGRENLATTTKGQVRTVIHVVPHVARDLLLAKLASPVIDVAPVKIGTTAPVVGDVLQVAGFGRTAADWVPDRLHLGSFAVQSVATAALDVAGDQATPASVCKGDAGGPALRGTGAAIELVAVNGASWQSRCHGADAAETRNLATEARLDNIKDWVRRTVRGSNFVRLGTSAQVLDTRGTGSTPAAPLAGGSTTSFQVTGVGGVPASGVTAVLLDVTAVTTAYTYLTVFPDGTPLNPALSMVNAAPNQFLSNTAVVPVPANGKLAVYNHVAGTHVVADVQGYYTSTATAGGGFVPVDYTRLVDTRTGLGGSTGVVPAWGSRTFTLTGGVIPAGTGTAFVDLVVVGATGYGWIGAYPAGGANDRSVMDYAPGQTSHGIAVKLDASGRATITNNGTTAVHFLVTATGYFTTSATGGAGLRTLAGTRKLDTRTVGEGGPVLADATVDAPLGVPAGAAALVNLTVFQNNADGHFQAWPVGGNEPAASLTNYPGPNTTARSGLAVVRVGTDGKIRIRNVSAGTAHILVDLQGWYANPLPGDTVGTTASTASTAEAPVDEAVAEAAVAAADSPGATVEDYLYPNAAQILEDLNVRLISGDGHIVLADCDTPAQGDIGLLEVYTTDQTIGADGLGLVCFKVRAPSGILNLEVPGVFEIRGDGQRTGTGHEVTAELISDDGEEITVDVDPDGSTQVGLGTDPDASPTMLLRLTVTG from the coding sequence ATGCGTGTGCTGATTCGGCGCGGCTTGGCCGCGGGTGTGCTGGCCGGAGTGGTTGCGGCGGTGGCGTCCCTGGCGGCCGCCGCTCCGGCGTTCGGGGTCGCTGGCGGCGCGCCGGCGCCCGCCGACGGGTACGGCTTCGTGGCCGACGTCAAGGTGGGTGACGGGGTGCGCGGGTGCTCCGGGGCGCTGGTCGATCCGGAGTGGATCGTCACGGCGAAGTCCTGCTTCGCGCAGGGTGCCGCGCCGATCCCGGTCGGGCCGCCGGTGTACCCGACCACGGTCACGGTGGGCCGGGAGAACCTGGCCACCACCACGAAGGGGCAGGTGCGCACGGTCATCCATGTGGTGCCGCACGTGGCCCGGGACCTCCTGCTGGCGAAGCTGGCCAGCCCGGTGATCGACGTGGCCCCCGTCAAGATCGGCACCACCGCGCCGGTGGTCGGCGACGTGCTGCAGGTGGCCGGGTTCGGGCGGACGGCGGCGGACTGGGTGCCGGACCGGCTGCACCTCGGGTCGTTCGCGGTGCAGTCGGTCGCCACCGCGGCGCTGGACGTCGCCGGCGACCAGGCGACGCCGGCCAGCGTCTGCAAGGGCGACGCCGGCGGGCCGGCGTTGCGCGGCACCGGCGCGGCCATCGAGCTGGTCGCGGTCAACGGCGCCTCCTGGCAGTCGCGCTGCCACGGCGCGGACGCCGCGGAGACGCGCAATCTGGCGACGGAGGCGCGGCTCGACAACATCAAGGATTGGGTACGCCGGACGGTGCGCGGCAGCAACTTCGTGCGGCTGGGCACCAGCGCGCAGGTGCTGGATACCCGCGGCACCGGAAGTACGCCCGCCGCACCGCTGGCCGGCGGCAGCACCACATCGTTCCAGGTGACCGGGGTCGGTGGCGTACCGGCCAGCGGCGTCACCGCGGTCCTGCTCGACGTGACGGCCGTGACCACGGCGTACACCTATCTGACGGTGTTCCCGGACGGGACGCCGCTGAACCCCGCGCTGTCGATGGTGAACGCCGCCCCCAACCAGTTCCTCTCCAACACCGCGGTGGTGCCCGTCCCCGCGAACGGAAAGCTGGCCGTCTACAACCACGTGGCCGGCACGCACGTCGTAGCCGACGTCCAGGGCTACTACACCAGCACGGCGACGGCGGGTGGCGGGTTCGTGCCGGTCGACTACACCCGGTTGGTCGACACCCGTACCGGGCTGGGCGGCAGCACCGGTGTCGTGCCGGCCTGGGGGAGCCGGACGTTCACCCTCACCGGCGGGGTCATCCCGGCGGGCACGGGCACGGCCTTCGTCGACCTGGTGGTCGTCGGCGCGACCGGGTACGGGTGGATCGGCGCGTACCCGGCGGGCGGGGCCAACGACCGCAGCGTCATGGACTACGCGCCGGGCCAGACGTCGCACGGCATCGCCGTGAAGCTCGACGCCAGCGGCCGGGCGACGATCACCAACAACGGCACCACCGCGGTTCACTTCCTCGTCACCGCGACCGGCTACTTCACGACGAGCGCGACGGGCGGCGCGGGCCTGCGTACCCTGGCCGGGACGCGCAAGCTGGACACCCGGACGGTCGGCGAGGGCGGGCCGGTGCTGGCCGACGCCACCGTGGACGCCCCCTTGGGCGTGCCCGCCGGCGCGGCTGCGCTGGTCAACCTCACGGTCTTCCAGAACAACGCGGACGGGCACTTCCAGGCGTGGCCGGTCGGCGGCAACGAGCCGGCCGCGTCGCTGACGAACTACCCCGGTCCGAACACGACCGCCCGGTCGGGCCTGGCCGTGGTCAGGGTCGGCACGGACGGCAAGATCCGCATCCGGAACGTCAGCGCGGGCACCGCCCACATTCTGGTGGACCTGCAAGGCTGGTACGCGAACCCGCTGCCCGGCGACACCGTCGGCACCACGGCGTCGACAGCGTCGACCGCGGAGGCGCCGGTCGACGAGGCCGTCGCGGAGGCCGCCGTCGCGGCGGCGGACAGTCCGGGTGCGACGGTCGAGGACTACCTGTACCCGAACGCCGCGCAGATCCTGGAAGACCTGAACGTGCGGCTGATCTCCGGCGACGGGCACATCGTGCTGGCCGACTGTGACACCCCGGCGCAGGGCGACATCGGGCTGCTGGAGGTCTACACCACCGACCAGACGATCGGCGCCGACGGCCTCGGGTTGGTGTGCTTCAAGGTGCGGGCGCCCTCCGGGATTCTCAACCTGGAAGTCCCCGGCGTGTTCGAGATCCGCGGCGACGGGCAGCGCACCGGCACCGGCCACGAGGTCACCGCCGAGCTGATCAGCGACGACGGCGAGGAGATCACCGTCGACGTCGACCCGGACGGCAGCACCCAGGTCGGTCTCGGTACGGACCCGGACGCCTCGCCCACCATGCTGCTGCGCCTGACCGTGACGGGGTGA
- a CDS encoding cellulase family glycosylhydrolase: protein MRRFPRPRRLAAVGVALVAAAASILLFVKPADAAVGLHISGTNIVEANGSNFIMRGVNHPHVWYTGQTSSFANVKALGANTVRVVLGSGKRWGPSNDVAAVITLCKQNKLICVLEVHDTTGYGEEGAAASLDEAVNYWISQKSNLVGQENYVVINIGNEPIGNTNAGQWTAATVAAIQKMRTNGFEHLLMVDGPNWGQDWQFVMRDNAQTILNADTQRNTVLSIHMYAVFNTATAITDYLNRFRTNGWPLVVGEFGWRFNTNEVDHDTILAEANARGLGYLGWSWSGNTDPILDMATNFNPSQLTTWGQRIFNGANGIKATAKEATIYSGVTPTTPPVTTPPATTPPATTPPATTPPVTTPPAGTRACTATYAILGQWPGGFQGDVRVTAGGAAITGWTVTWTFANGQAVSQAWNATVTSSGASVTARNVSYNGSLGAGASTTFGFIGSWNGTNGVPTLSCSAT from the coding sequence ATGCGCAGATTTCCCCGTCCGAGACGGCTCGCCGCCGTCGGCGTGGCGCTCGTCGCCGCCGCCGCTTCCATCCTGCTGTTCGTCAAGCCCGCCGACGCGGCCGTGGGCCTGCACATCAGCGGCACCAACATCGTCGAGGCCAACGGCAGCAACTTCATCATGCGCGGGGTCAACCACCCGCACGTCTGGTACACCGGCCAGACCAGCTCCTTCGCCAACGTCAAGGCGCTCGGCGCCAACACCGTGCGGGTCGTCCTGGGCAGCGGCAAGCGGTGGGGCCCGTCCAACGACGTCGCCGCCGTCATCACGCTGTGCAAGCAGAACAAGCTGATCTGCGTCCTGGAGGTGCACGACACCACCGGGTACGGCGAGGAGGGCGCGGCGGCCAGCCTCGACGAGGCGGTCAACTACTGGATCAGCCAGAAGAGCAACCTGGTCGGCCAGGAGAACTACGTCGTCATCAACATCGGCAACGAGCCGATCGGCAACACCAACGCCGGCCAGTGGACCGCCGCGACCGTGGCGGCGATCCAGAAGATGCGCACCAACGGCTTCGAGCACCTGCTCATGGTCGACGGGCCGAACTGGGGCCAGGACTGGCAGTTCGTCATGCGGGACAACGCGCAGACGATCCTGAACGCCGACACCCAGCGCAACACCGTGCTGTCCATCCACATGTACGCCGTGTTCAACACCGCCACGGCCATCACCGACTACCTGAACCGCTTCCGGACCAACGGGTGGCCGCTGGTGGTCGGCGAGTTCGGCTGGCGGTTCAACACCAACGAGGTGGACCACGACACGATCCTGGCCGAGGCGAACGCCCGCGGGCTCGGTTACCTCGGCTGGTCGTGGAGCGGCAACACGGATCCGATCCTGGACATGGCGACGAACTTCAACCCCAGCCAGCTCACCACCTGGGGGCAGCGGATCTTCAACGGCGCCAACGGGATCAAGGCCACCGCCAAGGAGGCCACCATCTACAGTGGAGTGACACCGACGACGCCGCCGGTGACCACGCCACCCGCCACCACGCCACCCGCTACCACGCCACCGGCCACGACGCCGCCGGTGACCACGCCGCCGGCCGGCACGCGCGCCTGCACCGCGACGTACGCGATCCTGGGCCAGTGGCCGGGCGGCTTCCAGGGTGACGTCCGGGTCACCGCGGGCGGCGCGGCGATCACGGGCTGGACCGTGACCTGGACGTTCGCCAACGGGCAGGCCGTCAGCCAGGCATGGAACGCCACCGTCACCAGCAGCGGGGCGAGCGTGACCGCCCGCAACGTGAGCTACAACGGCAGCCTCGGCGCCGGGGCGAGCACGACCTTCGGGTTCATCGGCTCGTGGAACGGCACCAACGGGGTACCCACGCTGTCCTGCAGCGCCACGTAA